From the genome of Haloterrigena sp. KLK7, one region includes:
- a CDS encoding DUF6789 family protein, with product MSISDRLRSIAETEGDTETTDRHSRREHFAGAVLRGIQAGFVATIIMTAFRLPILRSLPPSANFWAQYVTGDDPEEHTFMGLVLHFVYGIQAGAIFGGLFALQDAERSIEPEQRGLVWGSIYGMVLSAFGSQFMLKELLGIRLDTDELALFHAGHLVYGLSLGAWVGSRTEGVEDPEEEYEYNDGN from the coding sequence ATGTCCATATCTGACCGTTTGCGATCGATCGCCGAGACCGAAGGGGACACGGAGACCACCGACAGACATTCGCGACGAGAGCACTTCGCCGGCGCCGTCCTCCGCGGAATTCAGGCCGGGTTCGTCGCGACGATCATCATGACGGCGTTCCGCCTCCCGATCCTGCGGTCGCTGCCGCCGTCGGCGAACTTCTGGGCGCAGTACGTCACCGGCGACGACCCCGAGGAGCACACGTTCATGGGGCTCGTCCTCCACTTCGTGTACGGAATTCAGGCGGGGGCGATCTTCGGCGGCCTGTTCGCCCTCCAGGACGCAGAGCGGTCGATCGAACCCGAGCAACGCGGACTCGTCTGGGGCTCGATCTACGGGATGGTCCTCTCCGCGTTCGGCTCGCAGTTCATGCTGAAGGAACTGCTGGGCATTCGCCTCGACACGGACGAACTCGCGCTGTTCCACGCGGGTCACCTCGTCTACGGACTCTCGCTGGGCGCCTGGGTCGGTTCGCGGACCGAGGGCGTCGAGGATCCGGAGGAGGAGTACGAGTACAACGACGGGAACTGA
- a CDS encoding Gfo/Idh/MocA family oxidoreductase → MDFGVLSTAGIARKSFLPALEATEHEVTAVASRDGERARTFADDHGIDESYEGYEDLIADANIDAVYIPLPNGLHAQWTERAADAGLDVLCEKPLTVDAGEAREVVEHCEDRGVTLMEGFMYRYHPRTERAIELARDELEDVRSVTAAFKFPLFDRPDDVRLSPDLAGGSLMDVGCYPVSLVRQILGEPERAYAHADDSRGAGVDTELAGILEYDDGSSARVASGFDTQKVQRYRVEAANGWLEVRDAFDAPTDEPLDLEYRIDGRHGVETFDPTDQFRLEIEEFASSVEDDRPPRTDGEEAIANMRVIDALAESAERDRSVEV, encoded by the coding sequence ATGGATTTCGGCGTACTCAGTACGGCCGGTATCGCCCGGAAATCGTTTCTCCCCGCCCTCGAGGCCACGGAACACGAGGTGACGGCCGTCGCCTCCCGCGACGGTGAACGCGCGCGGACCTTCGCGGACGACCACGGGATCGACGAGTCCTACGAGGGGTACGAGGACCTCATCGCGGACGCGAACATCGACGCCGTCTACATCCCGCTTCCCAACGGCCTGCACGCCCAGTGGACCGAGCGGGCGGCCGACGCCGGCCTCGACGTCCTCTGCGAGAAGCCGTTGACGGTCGACGCCGGAGAGGCCCGCGAGGTCGTCGAACACTGCGAGGATCGCGGCGTGACCCTGATGGAGGGGTTCATGTACCGGTATCACCCGCGGACCGAGCGGGCGATCGAACTGGCTCGAGACGAACTCGAGGACGTCCGCTCCGTGACGGCCGCGTTCAAGTTCCCGCTGTTCGACCGCCCGGACGACGTGCGGCTCTCGCCCGATCTGGCCGGCGGGAGCCTGATGGACGTCGGCTGTTACCCGGTCTCGCTGGTCCGGCAGATCCTCGGCGAACCCGAGCGGGCCTACGCGCACGCGGACGACTCCCGCGGGGCCGGCGTGGACACGGAACTGGCCGGGATCCTGGAGTACGACGACGGCTCGTCCGCGCGCGTCGCGTCCGGGTTCGACACGCAGAAAGTCCAGCGGTACCGCGTCGAGGCGGCCAACGGCTGGCTCGAGGTCCGCGATGCCTTCGACGCGCCGACGGACGAGCCGCTGGACCTCGAGTACCGGATCGACGGCCGGCACGGCGTCGAGACGTTCGATCCGACCGACCAGTTCCGCCTCGAGATCGAGGAGTTCGCCTCGAGCGTCGAGGACGATCGACCGCCGCGGACCGACGGCGAGGAGGCGATCGCGAACATGCGGGTCATCGACGCGCTGGCGGAGAGCGCCGAGCGGGATCGCTCGGTCGAGGTCTGA
- the larE gene encoding ATP-dependent sacrificial sulfur transferase LarE: MTTLEAKLEAAREDLADRDGVLVAFSGGVDSSVVAALAHDALGDDAVACTAKSETLPEAELEDAKRVADEIGVRHEIVAFSELESDAFVENDDERCYHCRTMRLGEMLETAREFGIETVCDGTNADDPGAGHRPGLQAVEELEVHSPLLAHDITKEEVREIADRYGLSVADKPSMACLSSRIPTGLEVTEERLSRVEHAEALLRQWGFDQFRVRDHDGLARIEVAPDELERALTREFAETVREELSELGFDHVTLDLHGYRTGSVSPEGEAERETDGDGERADGTRDGDERTDGTRDGDEPLVEDVFAADSRSRSDD, translated from the coding sequence ATGACAACGCTCGAGGCGAAACTCGAGGCCGCGCGCGAGGACCTCGCGGACCGCGACGGCGTGCTGGTCGCGTTCTCCGGCGGGGTCGACTCGAGCGTCGTGGCCGCGCTCGCCCACGACGCCCTCGGGGACGACGCGGTCGCCTGCACCGCGAAGAGCGAGACGCTCCCCGAGGCCGAACTCGAGGACGCCAAGCGAGTCGCCGACGAGATCGGCGTCCGCCACGAGATCGTCGCCTTCTCCGAACTGGAGAGCGACGCGTTCGTCGAGAACGACGACGAGCGCTGCTATCACTGCCGGACGATGCGGTTGGGCGAGATGCTCGAGACGGCCCGCGAGTTCGGGATCGAGACGGTCTGCGACGGCACCAACGCCGACGATCCGGGCGCGGGACATCGCCCGGGTCTCCAGGCGGTCGAGGAACTCGAGGTCCACTCGCCGCTGCTGGCCCACGACATCACCAAGGAGGAAGTGCGCGAGATCGCCGACCGCTACGGCCTCTCGGTCGCCGACAAGCCGTCGATGGCCTGCCTCTCCTCCCGGATTCCGACGGGGCTCGAGGTCACCGAGGAACGGCTCAGCCGCGTCGAGCACGCCGAGGCCCTGCTGCGCCAGTGGGGGTTCGACCAGTTCCGCGTCCGCGACCACGACGGACTGGCCCGGATCGAAGTCGCACCCGACGAACTCGAGCGGGCGCTGACCCGCGAGTTCGCGGAGACGGTCCGCGAGGAACTGTCGGAACTGGGCTTCGACCACGTCACGCTCGACCTCCACGGGTATCGGACGGGGAGCGTCAGTCCCGAGGGCGAGGCGGAGCGCGAAACCGACGGCGACGGCGAACGAGCCGACGGAACCCGCGACGGCGACGAACGGACCGACGGAACTCGCGACGGCGACGAACCGCTCGTCGAGGACGTCTTCGCCGCGGATTCGCGCTCCCGGAGCGACGACTGA
- a CDS encoding CPBP family intramembrane glutamic endopeptidase → MTAADRTTRHGFSRTTTAGLAIALFGLPLLSGATRALRIDLHPLVTIAAQWALLGLVVGLAIGVEGRSLRSLGVRRPSRRDAVPLLVAAVFGFLALAATGPLIDALGLPERRVTGLDVDRVGVGVAVASAITIGVVEEALYRGYAIERLTEYTGSARLAGGLSVAAFTLSHAVGWRLGDLLQVSLAALVFTLAYLYRRSLIPVVGAHIAIWLFGVLGAVYG, encoded by the coding sequence ATGACTGCCGCGGATCGGACGACGCGTCACGGGTTCTCCCGGACGACGACCGCGGGGCTCGCGATCGCGCTGTTCGGACTCCCATTGCTTTCCGGCGCGACTCGAGCGCTCCGAATCGACCTCCATCCGCTAGTGACGATCGCGGCCCAATGGGCGCTCCTCGGACTCGTCGTCGGACTCGCGATCGGGGTCGAGGGCCGATCGCTCCGGTCGCTCGGCGTCCGCCGACCGTCCCGACGCGACGCGGTCCCGCTGCTCGTCGCGGCGGTGTTCGGGTTCCTCGCGCTGGCGGCGACCGGGCCGCTGATCGACGCGCTCGGCCTTCCGGAGCGACGGGTGACGGGACTGGACGTCGACCGAGTCGGCGTCGGGGTCGCCGTCGCGTCCGCGATCACGATCGGCGTCGTCGAGGAGGCGCTGTACCGCGGCTACGCGATCGAGCGCCTCACCGAGTACACCGGGAGCGCGCGTCTCGCCGGCGGGCTCTCGGTGGCGGCGTTTACCCTCTCTCACGCCGTCGGCTGGCGCCTCGGCGATCTCCTGCAGGTCTCGCTGGCCGCGCTCGTCTTCACGCTCGCGTATCTGTATCGGCGCTCGCTGATCCCCGTCGTCGGGGCCCACATCGCGATCTGGCTGTTCGGCGTTCTCGGCGCCGTCTACGGCTGA